Proteins from a single region of Elusimicrobiota bacterium:
- a CDS encoding glycosyltransferase family 2 protein, translating to MKTACVIPAYNEEAALPAVVAGCRRAGLSVCVVDDGSTDATAARARAAGAEVLRHERNLGKGRAIESGAERAASEGCEAVVFLDADGQHDPAELPLFLAALRDGADLVVGCRSFDERMPFVRRMTNRFQSWLLSRIAGRPLGDTQCGYRLVRLALWPRIRPRSGGFAAESEALVRAARAGARLAFVPVRTVYLEGRRSRIRPLRDTGRFILLVLRLLKEGR from the coding sequence ATGAAGACGGCCTGCGTCATCCCCGCCTACAACGAAGAAGCCGCCTTGCCCGCCGTGGTGGCCGGCTGCCGCCGCGCGGGCCTGAGCGTCTGCGTCGTCGACGACGGCTCCACCGACGCGACCGCCGCGCGCGCCCGCGCCGCGGGCGCGGAGGTGCTCCGCCACGAGCGCAACCTCGGAAAAGGCCGCGCGATCGAGAGCGGCGCCGAGCGGGCCGCCTCCGAGGGCTGCGAGGCCGTCGTCTTCCTCGACGCGGACGGCCAGCACGACCCCGCCGAGCTCCCGCTCTTCCTCGCCGCGCTCCGGGACGGCGCCGACCTCGTGGTCGGCTGCCGGAGCTTCGATGAGCGCATGCCCTTCGTGCGCCGCATGACCAACCGTTTTCAGAGCTGGCTGCTCTCCCGCATCGCGGGCCGCCCGCTCGGCGACACCCAGTGCGGCTACCGGCTCGTGCGCCTCGCGCTCTGGCCGCGCATCCGCCCCCGCAGCGGAGGGTTCGCCGCCGAGAGCGAAGCCCTCGTGCGCGCGGCGCGCGCCGGGGCGCGCCTGGCCTTCGTGCCGGTGCGCACGGTCTACCTCGAGGGGCGGCGCAGCCGCATCCGCCCTCTGCGGGACACCGGACGCTTCATCCTGCTCGTGCTGCGACTGCTGAAGGAGGGACGATGA
- a CDS encoding transketolase, with protein sequence MTETRISDADVELRSASRELRSDIIRMIAKAGSGHPGGSLSAIDILAALYLKVLRHRPAEPLWPERDRLVLSKGHACPALYAVMARCGYFPRQQLDTLRVLGSPLQGHPDRLRLAGIEASTGSLGQGLSIALGMALAARMDRSERRVFCVLGDGEMQEGQVWEAAMAAPKFALENLTAVVDMNGGQIDGPTREVMDIEPLAEKFRAFRWEAREVDGHDFKALLPALQAPGSKGRPVAVLAKTVKGKGVSFMEGGIDWHGKAPTAEEAARALRELEGGKS encoded by the coding sequence ATGACCGAGACACGGATATCCGACGCCGACGTCGAACTGCGGAGCGCCTCCCGCGAGCTGCGCTCCGACATCATCCGCATGATCGCCAAGGCGGGCTCCGGGCACCCCGGCGGCTCTCTCTCCGCCATCGACATCCTGGCCGCCCTCTACCTGAAGGTCCTGCGCCACCGGCCGGCCGAGCCGCTCTGGCCCGAGCGCGACCGCCTCGTCCTTTCGAAGGGCCACGCCTGCCCCGCGCTCTACGCCGTCATGGCGCGCTGCGGCTACTTCCCGCGCCAGCAGCTCGACACCCTCCGCGTCCTCGGCAGCCCCCTGCAGGGACATCCGGACCGCCTGCGCCTGGCCGGCATCGAGGCCTCGACCGGCTCCCTCGGACAGGGGCTCTCCATCGCGCTGGGGATGGCGCTCGCCGCGCGCATGGACCGCTCGGAGCGCCGGGTCTTCTGCGTGCTCGGCGACGGAGAGATGCAGGAAGGTCAGGTCTGGGAGGCGGCCATGGCCGCGCCCAAGTTCGCGCTCGAGAACCTCACGGCCGTCGTGGACATGAACGGCGGGCAGATCGACGGGCCGACCCGCGAGGTCATGGACATCGAACCCCTGGCCGAGAAGTTCCGCGCCTTCCGATGGGAGGCCCGCGAGGTCGACGGGCACGATTTCAAAGCCCTGCTCCCGGCCCTCCAGGCGCCGGGCAGCAAGGGCCGCCCGGTCGCGGTGCTCGCGAAGACCGTGAAAGGCAAGGGGGTCTCCTTCATGGAGGGCGGCATCGACTGGCACGGAAAGGCGCCCACGGCGGAGGAAGCCGCCCGCGCCCTGCGGGAGCTCGAGGGAGGGAAGTCATGA
- a CDS encoding N-acetylmuramoyl-L-alanine amidase-like domain-containing protein, with product MRTLPAALLTLALSAPALGADDAGRPVSFHALGSSEQVAALMNDDLAKPAELADRLALVSRRFLGTPYVLGPLGEGPQGEFDRGPLVSFSALDCTTFVEETMAFALAGSYAEGLDLLRRIRYRDGIVSYETRNHFPETDWLPNLRAAGFLADVTGAVAGERVRVATKVLSKRAWYRGKTEKDLKGFDAEPPAAHRARLSRLRARGEEMPDEKTALPYLPVEVLEELLPAIPSGTVASLVREGRPDKPTLVTHQFFIMDGPQGKVVRHAAFGKAVEDVPAPEYFARLKGSSWRVLGINLAEVRAP from the coding sequence ATGAGAACGCTTCCCGCCGCGCTTCTGACGCTCGCCCTGTCCGCGCCCGCGCTCGGCGCCGACGACGCCGGCCGCCCCGTGAGCTTCCATGCGCTCGGCTCGTCGGAGCAGGTCGCGGCGCTCATGAACGACGACCTCGCGAAGCCCGCGGAGCTCGCCGACCGCCTGGCCCTCGTCAGCCGGCGCTTCCTGGGCACGCCCTACGTGCTCGGCCCGCTCGGAGAGGGTCCGCAGGGGGAGTTCGACCGCGGCCCGCTCGTCAGCTTCTCCGCGCTCGACTGCACGACCTTCGTCGAGGAGACGATGGCCTTCGCGCTGGCCGGGAGCTACGCGGAGGGCCTCGACCTCCTCCGCCGCATCCGCTACCGCGACGGGATCGTGAGCTACGAGACGCGCAACCACTTCCCCGAGACGGACTGGCTGCCCAACCTGAGGGCCGCCGGCTTCCTCGCGGACGTCACGGGAGCCGTCGCGGGCGAACGCGTCCGCGTCGCGACCAAGGTCCTCTCCAAGCGCGCCTGGTACCGCGGGAAGACCGAGAAGGACCTCAAGGGTTTCGACGCCGAGCCGCCGGCCGCGCATCGCGCGCGACTGAGCCGCCTGCGCGCGCGCGGAGAGGAGATGCCCGACGAGAAGACCGCGCTGCCCTATCTGCCGGTCGAGGTCCTCGAAGAGCTCCTGCCCGCCATCCCGTCGGGGACCGTGGCGAGCCTCGTACGCGAGGGCCGGCCGGACAAGCCCACGCTCGTCACTCACCAGTTCTTCATCATGGACGGCCCGCAAGGGAAGGTCGTACGGCACGCCGCGTTCGGGAAGGCCGTCGAGGACGTTCCGGCGCCGGAGTACTTCGCCCGCCTCAAGGGCTCGTCCTGGCGCGTCCTCGGGATCAACCTCGCCGAGGTCCGCGCTCCCTGA
- a CDS encoding purine-nucleoside phosphorylase gives MQKTRNDYLRRISEAVEYLRPRLPLKPEVGIILGSGLSGAVPKLDKETVVSYADIPCFPEPTVSGHAGRLVLGSVGAAKPLGVAVMQGRFHYYEGHPMDAITLPVRVLRELGIKKIIITAAVGSLKLKIRPGHLVFLNDHINLMGANPLRGFHTSEFGEMFPDLASAYPPYLRKQALKVCKRLDIPAWEGVYTAVAGPSYETPAEIRAFAKLGGDMVGMSVVPEVITAKQMGVEILAFGWISNMAAGLTKENLSHPDVLALGKRMAVDIRRFLEAMLADVHASR, from the coding sequence ATGCAGAAGACCCGAAACGACTACCTTCGCCGCATCTCCGAGGCCGTCGAGTACCTCCGGCCGCGCCTGCCGCTGAAGCCCGAGGTCGGCATCATCCTCGGCAGCGGCCTCTCCGGCGCCGTGCCGAAGCTCGACAAGGAGACCGTCGTCTCCTACGCGGACATCCCGTGCTTCCCCGAACCCACCGTGAGCGGGCACGCCGGCCGCCTCGTCCTCGGTTCCGTCGGCGCGGCGAAGCCGCTCGGCGTCGCCGTGATGCAGGGCCGCTTCCACTACTACGAAGGGCATCCGATGGACGCCATCACCCTCCCCGTGCGCGTGCTGCGCGAGCTGGGGATCAAGAAGATCATCATCACGGCCGCCGTGGGCTCGCTGAAGCTCAAGATCCGCCCGGGCCACCTCGTCTTCCTCAACGACCACATCAATCTGATGGGCGCCAATCCTCTGCGGGGGTTCCACACCAGCGAGTTCGGGGAGATGTTCCCGGACCTCGCCAGCGCCTACCCGCCCTATCTGCGCAAGCAGGCGCTGAAGGTCTGCAAGCGCCTCGACATCCCCGCCTGGGAGGGCGTCTACACGGCCGTCGCGGGCCCCTCCTACGAGACTCCCGCCGAGATCCGCGCCTTCGCGAAGCTCGGCGGGGACATGGTCGGGATGTCCGTGGTCCCCGAGGTCATCACCGCGAAGCAGATGGGCGTCGAGATCCTCGCGTTCGGCTGGATCTCGAACATGGCCGCGGGCCTGACGAAGGAGAACCTGAGCCACCCCGACGTGCTCGCGCTCGGCAAGCGCATGGCGGTCGACATCCGCCGCTTCCTCGAGGCGATGCTCGCCGACGTCCACGCGTCCCGCTGA
- a CDS encoding transketolase C-terminal domain-containing protein, producing MTAKATRQSFGEALAELGAKDPRIVVLDADLAKSTMSLPFAKRFPERHFEFGIAESNMIGAAAGLALCGKVPVVTSFACFLTGRLESIRISVAYMKTNVKLVGTHAGIGIGDDGASQMALEDIAAMRALPGMTVLQPADDLETRQAVEWMLAHDGPVYLRLTRQKVPDVHAADYRFQPGRADAVFEPAKRSPKLQATVFASGGTVGEAVEAARGLESRGFAVRVLNCASLAPFDAEAVAKACADSQRLVSVEDHNENGGLGGALCEAASRVGGVPVVRLGVRSFGESGLSEELYEKHGLSAAHIAEACIRNL from the coding sequence ATGACCGCCAAGGCCACGCGTCAGTCGTTCGGCGAAGCGCTCGCCGAGCTCGGGGCGAAGGACCCGCGCATCGTCGTCCTCGACGCCGACCTCGCGAAGTCCACGATGTCGCTGCCCTTCGCGAAGCGCTTCCCGGAGCGGCACTTCGAGTTCGGCATCGCCGAGAGCAACATGATCGGCGCCGCCGCCGGCCTCGCCCTCTGCGGGAAGGTCCCGGTGGTCACGAGCTTCGCCTGCTTTTTGACCGGCCGCCTCGAGAGCATCCGCATCTCGGTGGCCTACATGAAGACCAACGTCAAGCTCGTCGGCACGCACGCCGGCATCGGCATCGGCGACGACGGGGCCTCGCAGATGGCCCTCGAGGACATCGCCGCCATGCGCGCCCTGCCCGGGATGACGGTGCTCCAGCCGGCCGACGACCTCGAGACGCGCCAGGCCGTGGAGTGGATGCTCGCCCACGACGGCCCGGTCTACCTGCGCCTGACGCGGCAGAAAGTGCCCGACGTGCACGCGGCCGACTACCGCTTCCAGCCCGGCCGGGCCGACGCCGTCTTCGAGCCCGCGAAGCGCTCGCCGAAGCTGCAGGCGACGGTCTTCGCCAGCGGCGGGACCGTCGGAGAGGCGGTGGAAGCGGCGCGCGGCCTCGAGAGCCGCGGCTTCGCCGTGCGCGTCCTCAACTGCGCGAGCCTCGCGCCCTTCGACGCCGAGGCCGTCGCGAAGGCCTGCGCCGACAGCCAGCGCCTGGTGAGCGTCGAGGACCACAACGAGAACGGCGGGCTCGGCGGAGCGCTCTGCGAGGCCGCCTCGCGCGTCGGCGGGGTCCCGGTCGTCCGCCTCGGCGTGCGCTCTTTCGGCGAGTCGGGCCTGAGCGAGGAGCTCTACGAGAAGCACGGGCTTTCCGCCGCGCACATCGCCGAGGCCTGCATCCGCAACCTGTGA
- a CDS encoding outer membrane beta-barrel protein, which produces MRAAALLAALLLPAALHAQAPPPYLPVFDKGMHSGGMALGVANPMESGGFSSKAKRGPAIGFQYRYYTSDWIAVGADLGMNMYGKMTAPDGTAYQTSAIAFQTVLRLNLLRETSWTPYMLGGIGFNSFSLKSTPPLRSTAPSLSEKTTGPAFSAGGGLEFFVMRGLSMFFETRWNGYKRPKSTHGDFDAITGQLGLAMWFNFE; this is translated from the coding sequence GTGAGAGCCGCCGCGCTCCTGGCGGCGCTGCTCCTGCCCGCCGCGCTGCACGCGCAGGCTCCGCCGCCCTACCTCCCGGTCTTCGACAAGGGGATGCACTCGGGAGGGATGGCCCTCGGGGTCGCCAACCCGATGGAGAGCGGCGGCTTCTCGAGCAAGGCCAAGCGCGGGCCCGCGATCGGGTTCCAGTACCGCTACTACACGAGCGACTGGATCGCCGTCGGCGCCGACCTCGGGATGAACATGTACGGCAAGATGACGGCCCCCGACGGCACCGCGTACCAGACCAGCGCGATCGCCTTCCAGACCGTGCTGCGCCTCAACCTCCTGCGCGAGACGAGCTGGACCCCGTACATGCTGGGGGGGATCGGCTTCAACAGCTTCAGCCTCAAGTCCACGCCGCCGCTCCGCTCGACGGCGCCCTCCCTCTCCGAGAAGACGACCGGTCCCGCGTTCTCCGCGGGCGGCGGGCTCGAGTTCTTCGTGATGCGCGGGCTCAGCATGTTCTTCGAGACCCGCTGGAACGGCTACAAGCGCCCGAAGAGCACGCACGGGGACTTCGACGCGATCACCGGCCAGCTCGGCCTCGCGATGTGGTTCAACTTCGAATGA
- a CDS encoding thymidine phosphorylase: MRMIDLIAKKRDGGIHAPEELAFIAKAAADGLAPDYQLSAWLMAVRLNGMNREETVAFTRAMAASGSRVNLRSMRAAKVDKHSTGGVGDGISIALAPLLAAAGLAVPMMSGRGLGHTGGTLDKLEAIKGFQVRIPIPQVERIIRKIGVCMFGQSGDLAPSDRKLYALRDATATVESRPLIVASILSKKLAEDLDGLILDVKCGSGAFFREAKDAIALAEDLVRTARGSGLRCVALLTDMEQPLGLAVGNAVEVRQAVEILRGDFRAADYAEVLLALGGWMMVLGRRAKDAREGAGRLEALIRSGAALERFKEMVKAQHGDPRVADDPERFLPVAKLRKDVKAPADGWITHLDARLVGRAAVALGAGRDRQEDKIDFGAGFLLKRKVGEQVRKGETVAEVYASDARRLQEGWTMYADALSVGRMKPRARPAILRVLD, translated from the coding sequence ATGAGAATGATCGACCTCATCGCGAAGAAGCGCGACGGCGGGATCCACGCGCCCGAGGAGCTCGCCTTCATCGCGAAAGCCGCCGCCGACGGCCTCGCCCCCGATTACCAGCTCTCGGCCTGGCTCATGGCCGTGCGGCTCAACGGCATGAACCGCGAGGAGACCGTGGCTTTCACGCGCGCCATGGCCGCCTCCGGCAGCCGCGTGAACCTGCGCTCGATGCGCGCGGCCAAGGTGGACAAGCACTCGACCGGCGGCGTGGGAGACGGCATCTCCATCGCGCTGGCCCCCCTCCTGGCCGCCGCGGGCCTCGCGGTGCCCATGATGTCCGGCCGCGGGCTCGGGCACACGGGCGGTACGCTCGACAAGCTCGAGGCGATCAAGGGCTTCCAGGTGCGCATCCCCATCCCCCAGGTCGAGCGCATCATCAGGAAGATCGGCGTCTGCATGTTCGGCCAGAGCGGGGACCTCGCCCCCTCCGACCGCAAGCTCTACGCGCTGCGCGACGCGACGGCCACCGTCGAGTCCCGCCCGCTCATCGTCGCGAGCATCCTCTCGAAGAAGCTGGCCGAGGACCTCGACGGGCTCATCCTCGACGTGAAGTGCGGCTCGGGCGCCTTCTTCCGCGAGGCCAAGGACGCGATCGCGCTCGCCGAGGACCTCGTGCGCACGGCGCGCGGCTCGGGACTGCGCTGCGTCGCGCTGCTCACCGACATGGAGCAGCCGCTCGGCCTCGCCGTGGGCAACGCGGTCGAGGTCCGCCAGGCCGTGGAGATCCTCAGGGGCGACTTCCGCGCCGCCGACTACGCCGAGGTCCTCCTCGCGCTGGGCGGCTGGATGATGGTCCTCGGGCGCCGGGCGAAGGACGCCCGCGAGGGCGCCGGCCGCCTCGAGGCGCTCATCCGTTCCGGCGCGGCGCTCGAGCGCTTCAAGGAGATGGTGAAGGCCCAGCACGGCGATCCCCGCGTCGCCGACGATCCCGAGCGCTTCCTGCCCGTCGCGAAGCTGCGCAAGGACGTGAAGGCTCCCGCCGACGGCTGGATCACCCACCTCGACGCCCGGCTCGTGGGGCGGGCGGCCGTCGCCCTCGGCGCGGGCCGCGACCGGCAGGAGGACAAGATCGACTTCGGCGCCGGCTTCCTGCTCAAGCGGAAGGTCGGCGAACAGGTCCGCAAGGGCGAGACCGTCGCCGAGGTCTACGCCTCCGACGCCCGCCGTCTCCAGGAGGGGTGGACGATGTACGCCGACGCCCTCTCGGTCGGGCGCATGAAGCCGCGCGCGCGGCCGGCCATCCTGCGCGTGCTCGACTGA
- the upp gene encoding uracil phosphoribosyltransferase — MRQLTVCEHPVLQDALAQLRDRNTRPKDFRDLMETAGAILGLEALKGVKTGIEQVHTPLKAMHARRVAQPVSFVFILRAGQGLYGGLHRLYPQARIGHIGLYRNEETLNPVRYYVRLPVDLPRSLVLLFDPMLATGGSAAEGIRILKTDGAKEIRLITLLAAKTGVRRVHREHPDVHIFTAAVDPVLNKHGYIVPGLGDAGDRLYTL, encoded by the coding sequence ATGAGACAGCTCACGGTCTGCGAACATCCGGTCCTGCAGGACGCGCTCGCGCAGCTGCGCGACAGGAACACCCGCCCCAAGGACTTCCGCGACCTCATGGAGACCGCGGGCGCCATCCTCGGGCTCGAGGCCCTCAAGGGCGTCAAGACCGGGATCGAGCAGGTGCACACGCCGCTGAAGGCCATGCATGCGCGCCGGGTCGCCCAGCCGGTCTCCTTCGTGTTCATCCTGCGCGCGGGGCAGGGGCTCTACGGCGGACTTCACCGCCTCTACCCCCAGGCGCGCATCGGGCACATCGGCCTTTACCGCAACGAGGAGACGCTCAACCCCGTGCGCTACTACGTGCGGCTGCCCGTGGACCTGCCCCGCTCCCTCGTGCTCCTCTTCGACCCCATGCTGGCCACCGGCGGTTCGGCCGCCGAAGGCATACGCATCCTGAAGACGGACGGGGCCAAGGAGATCCGGCTCATCACGCTGCTGGCGGCCAAGACGGGCGTACGCCGCGTCCACCGCGAGCATCCCGACGTCCACATCTTCACGGCCGCCGTGGACCCGGTGCTCAACAAGCACGGCTACATCGTGCCCGGCCTGGGCGATGCGGGAGACCGGCTCTATACGCTCTAG
- a CDS encoding glucokinase, with the protein MILVSDLGGTHARLALFEGGLLRADKTYPTRSHSDFGAVVRLFLREHPASVESACFGVPGPVCGERVVLPNLPWVIERAELVEAAGTGRVRLANDLECAARGLPLLSLEKTAALRPASGPERGIRAVVAAGTGLGEAVLVPAGAGWRALASEGGHTDFGPLDELQAEFLRWMWREHPRPTYELVLSGPGLTRIARFLRERGGEAADPALDAHDAGSAVIELGMSGRSALCRHALELFAAVYVAEAANVAVQYLASGGVFLWGGIAPRILPLLRKVVDDGAFTAKVKMRGFLEGVPLRVVLDERLGLLGAAALASEQE; encoded by the coding sequence AGGAGGGCTCCTGCGCGCCGACAAGACCTATCCGACCCGTTCTCATTCGGACTTCGGAGCGGTCGTGCGCCTGTTCCTGCGCGAGCACCCCGCGAGCGTCGAGTCCGCCTGCTTCGGCGTGCCGGGTCCCGTCTGCGGCGAGCGCGTCGTCCTTCCCAACCTCCCATGGGTCATCGAGCGCGCCGAGCTCGTCGAGGCCGCCGGGACCGGACGCGTGCGTCTGGCCAACGACCTGGAGTGCGCCGCGCGCGGTCTCCCCCTCCTGAGTTTGGAGAAGACCGCCGCGCTCCGTCCCGCGTCCGGCCCGGAGCGCGGGATCCGCGCCGTGGTCGCGGCGGGCACCGGTCTCGGGGAGGCCGTCCTCGTCCCCGCCGGCGCCGGCTGGCGGGCGCTGGCCAGCGAGGGCGGGCACACGGACTTCGGGCCGCTCGATGAACTCCAGGCGGAGTTCCTCCGCTGGATGTGGAGGGAGCATCCGCGCCCGACCTACGAGCTCGTGCTCTCCGGCCCCGGGCTGACCCGCATCGCCCGCTTCCTGCGCGAGCGCGGCGGCGAGGCCGCGGATCCCGCCCTCGACGCCCATGACGCCGGCTCCGCCGTCATCGAGCTGGGGATGAGCGGGCGCAGCGCGCTCTGCCGGCATGCGCTGGAGCTCTTCGCGGCCGTCTACGTCGCCGAGGCGGCGAACGTCGCCGTGCAGTACCTCGCGTCGGGCGGGGTCTTCCTGTGGGGCGGCATCGCCCCGCGCATCCTCCCCCTGCTCCGGAAGGTCGTCGACGACGGAGCATTCACGGCCAAGGTGAAGATGCGGGGCTTCCTCGAAGGGGTGCCGCTGCGCGTCGTCCTCGACGAACGGCTGGGGCTGCTCGGCGCCGCGGCGCTCGCCTCCGAGCAGGAGTAG